A part of Lasioglossum baleicum unplaced genomic scaffold, iyLasBale1 scaffold2214, whole genome shotgun sequence genomic DNA contains:
- the LOC143221312 gene encoding uncharacterized protein LOC143221312, producing the protein MITKLAAVFLVASLLNVASAGHSGGHDHVVIHVPYKIKTVHHTHTITKHIHHGGGGGDKYEVLGYTVGHPIDLGGHGGGFGGDFGGGGGGGHDLGGGGDIGGGHIEYSGGGGGGGGGGHIEYSGGDIGGGYGGGGFGGHGGSIGGGGYGGGGLSGGGHEDWGGH; encoded by the exons ATGATAACCAAGCTCGCG GCCGTCTTTTTGGTTGCCTCTTTGCTCAACGTAGCCTCAGCAGGACACAGCGGAGGACA TGACCATGTGGTGATCCACGTGCCCTACAAGATCAAGACGGTCCATCATACGCACACGATCACGAAGCACATCCACCACGGTGGTGGAGGTGGCGACAAGTACGAGGTGCTAGGATATACCGTGGGTCACCCCATAGACTTGGGAGGTCACGGCGGAGGTTTCGGTGGTGATTTcggaggcggcggcggcggtggtcaCGATTTGGGTGGCGGTGGTGACATCGGCGGCGGTCACATCGAGtacagcggcggcggcggcggcggtggtggtggtggccaCATCGAGTATAGCGGTGGCGACATTGGCGGAGGATACGGTGGAGGTGGATTTGGAGGACACGGAGGCAGTATTGGAGGTGGAGGATACGGCGGAGGAGGTCTCAGTGGCGGTGGCCATGAAGACTGGGGCGGTCATTAA
- the LOC143221313 gene encoding uncharacterized protein LOC143221313: AIHNFLYFLLLNQIMTCGVFSRHVHLKILVPDVINRHTHTRTIFLHLHMPAPKKPKTHKKHEYHSNWSSWKYGHQQDYKDNHGDIELEHENHQKDYGETLTVKSKNRKQHRQKHYPVYDYSKDSYLPPSYVEDNDLDQKNRDQDEYSYAVHEDVNDIPPNTESVSYNYEEGYKKGLETETGHIRADQMHKFHEDQHEEQGETENEGFKEDHKTKTDAGRYLVDDVEYENMRDKRERRRSKRIYKT; this comes from the exons GCGATCCACAACTTTCTATACTTCCTTCTTCTAAATCAAATCATGACGTGCGGTGTGTTCTCTAGGCA CGTGCACCTGAAAATCCTCGTGCCGGATGTGATCAATCGCCACACTCACACGAGGACCATATTTCTTCATCTTCATATGCCGGCACCGAAGAAGCCGAAAACTCACAAGAAGCACGAATACCACTCTAACTGGAGTTCTTGGAAGTACGGACACCAACAAGATTACAAGGACAATCACGGTGATATTGAATTGGAACACGAGAACCATCAGAAGGATTACGGCGAGACGCTGACCGTGAAATCCAAGAATCGCAAGCAACATAGACAAAAGCATTACCCTGTGTACGATTATTCCAAGGACTCTTATCTTCCGCCGTCTTATGTGGAGGATAACGACCTGGACCAGAAGAATCGTGATCAAGACGAGTATAGTTACGCGGTTCACGAAGATGTCAACGATATACCTCCCAACACTGAGTCTGTGTCTTACAATTACGAGGAAGGTTACAAGAAAGGCTTGGAAACGGAAACTGGGCATATTCGAGCGGATCAAATGCACAAGTTTCACGAAGATCAGCACGAAGAGCAGGGAGAGACTGAGAACGAGGGATTCAAAGAGGATCATAAGACGAAAACTGACGCAGGGAGATACCTTGTGGATGACGTGGAGTACGAGAACATGAGAGACAAACGTGAACGTCGGAGATCTAAGAGGATCTATAAAACGTAG